From a single Mobula birostris isolate sMobBir1 chromosome 13, sMobBir1.hap1, whole genome shotgun sequence genomic region:
- the LOC140207039 gene encoding uncharacterized protein, with protein sequence MAHQRVHTGERPLTCSDCGKRFTYSSSLQRHQSLHNGMWPFACSGCGKGFTRSSQMKEHQRVHTGERQFTCSHCGKGFTSFFQLKAHQRLHTGERVFICLLCGKGFTQLSNLKAHKSVHTRERPFTCSDYGKRFTRSSQLKVLQRVHTKGKLFTCSDCGKRFTRSSQLKVHQRVHTKKSFTCSDCGKEFTQSSHLLKHQSVHAGEKLFTCSVCGKRFTHSSSLQRHQSVHTGKRPFTCSDCGKGFTGSFQLKAHQRIHTGERPFICLLCGKGFTRLSNLKAHMSVHTGERPFTCSDCGKGFTRSSHLKEHQRIHTGEKPFTCSECGKGFTQSSYLQRHKLVHSGERLFICSDCGKGFNRLYHLQMHQRIHTGERPFSCSVCGKEFHRSSDLRRHQRIHTGERPFTCSVCGKGFTLSSHLLTHQSVHTGERPFTCSVCGKRFTQSSNLLRHQRVHTGEKSFTCSDCGKGFIRSSELLAHQRVHTGKKPFTCSACGKGFTRSSTLLAHQSVHTGGGRSSAQTVGRDSQSNQLNVHQRVDNGERPFTC encoded by the coding sequence atggcacatcagcgagttcacactggggagaggccactcacctgctcagactgtgggaagagattcacttactcttccagcctacagagacaccagtcactTCACAATGGAATGTGGCCATTCGCCTGCTCaggctgtgggaagggattcactcgatcatctcaaatgaaggaacatcagagagttcacactggggagagacagtTCACCTgctcacactgtgggaagggattcacttcgttcTTTCAGCTGAAAGCACATCagagacttcacactggggagagggtaTTCATCTGTTtgttgtgtgggaagggattcactcagttatctaaCCTAAAagcacacaagtcagttcacaccagggagaggcctttcacctgttcagactatgggaagagattcactcgatcatctcaactgaaggtacttcAGAGAGTTCACACCAAGGGGAAgttattcacctgctcagactgtgggaagagattcactcgatcatctcaactgaaggtacatcagagagttcacaccaagaagtcgttcacctgctcagactgtgggaaggaattcactcagtcatcccacctactgaaacaccagtcagttcatgctggggagaagctgttcacttgttcagtctgtgggaagagattcactcactcttccagcctacagagacaccagtcagttcacactggaaagaggccgttcacctgttcagactgtgggaagggattcactgggtCCTTTCAGCTGAAGGCACATCagagaattcacactggggagagaccattcatcTGTTtgttgtgtgggaagggattcactcggttatctaaCCTAAAAGCACACatgtcagttcacacaggggagaggccgtttacctgctcagactgtgggaagggattcactcgatcatctcatctgaaggaacatcagagaattcacactggggagaagccgttcacctgctcagaatgtgggaagggatttactcaatCATCATACCTGCAGAGACACAAGctagttcacagtggggagaggctgttcatctGTTCCGACTGTGGCAAAGGATTCAATCGATTATACCACTTACAGatgcaccagcgaattcacacaggggagaggccgttcagctgctcagtctgtgggaaggaattccatcGATCATCCGACCTTCGgagacaccagcgaattcacactggggagaggccattcacctgctcagtctgtgggaaaggattcactttgtcatctcacctactgacacaccagtcagttcacactggtgagaggccgttcacctgctcagtctgtgggaagagattcactcagtcatccaacctactgagacaccagagagttcacactggggagaagtcattcacttgctcagactgtggaaaaggTTTCATTCGGTCATCCGAActgctggcacaccagcgagttcacactgggaagaagccgttcacctgctcagcctgtgggaagggattcactcggtcatccaccctactggcacaccagtcagttcatactgggggAGGCCGATCATCTGCTCAAACCGTGGGAAGAGATTCTCAGTCAAATCAACTGAATGTGCATCAGCGAGTTGAcaatggggagaggccgttcacctgctga